In Sphingomonas profundi, the sequence AAGCTCGGAAGATATTGCGGCCCTGCGAAGTCGGCCGGATAGGCGATGTCGTCCAGCCGATCGACGAGGGCGCGGAACGATGCCGTCATCTCCAAACGAGCCAGCGCCGCGCCGAGGCAATGGTGGATGCCGGAGCCAAATGTCATGTGTGCGCCGGCGTTGCGCCGGTTCAGATCAATCTCCGCCGGGCAGGCGAACACCGCCGGATCGCGGTTGGCGGCGGCCCAGCGCACGTTGATCGCCGTGCCTTTCGCCAGCGCCACGCCATCCAGCACCACATCGCGCGTGCATATGCGGTAGAGACCCTGGATAGGGGTCTCCAGCCGCAGCACCTCCTCCACAAAGTTGCGCATCGCGTCCGGGTCGGCGCGCAGTCGCGCGGCCAGCCCGTCCTGCTCGATCAGGATGCGCATGCCCGAGGCGATCGCGCTCGTCGTTGTCTCGTTGCCGCCAACGAGGATTTCGCTGAGCAACGCGATGATCTCGGCATCGTCAAGCAGCCGGTCGTCCTCAAGCGGCTCGCGGATCAGGTCGGAGATGATGTCGTCGCGCGGGTCAGCCCGGCGGCGGTCGATGATCGCCTTCAGATAGAGCTGCGCCTCCACCGTGACGCGAGTCGCCGCCAGATCCTCCTCGTCGGAGAGCATGTTGCCGATCCGCGCCATGATCGCATCGGACCAGTGGCGGAACAGGTTGATGTCCTCCTCCGGTACGCCGATCTGGCTGGCGATGATGATGCACGGCAGCGGCACGGCGAAGGCGCTGACGAATTCGCATCCGCCGTCCCCCGCGAAGGCGTCGATCAGGCGGTGGGCGATACGATCGACCTCGTCGCCCATCTTGCGGATGCGCGAAGCGGCGAACACCTTGTCGACGAGGGCGCGTTTCTGGCGGTGCAGCGGATCGTCCAGCCGCGACAGCGTCGGATGCTCGTGGAAGCCTTCCGCCGCGATCAGCGCGCGGCTGGCTGCCGGCACGCCGCCGGGGCGCAGCGCCATCCAGTCGATATCGTTCGAATAGGTCGCCGGATCGCGCAGCACCTCGCGCATCGCGGCATAGCCGGTCAGCAGCACCATGCCGATGCCGTCATCGCGATAGACCGGCGCCTCGCGCACCAGCCAGTCATAGGCCGGGTACGGGCATTGCTGCACGGCGGGCGTCATTAGATCGTAGGGCAGGCGCTTCTCGCTGGCCATCATCGTGCCTCCTAACCGATCACGCGCAGGGGATCGGTTCCGTCCCAGTCGCGTGCCGCCTCTTTCATCATATCGAACAGCGCGTGGATCGGCGGGTGGAACGCGCCGACCTCGATCAGCGGCCAGCGCTGCCCGGCGGGGCGAAAATAGATCACCCTGCCATTCTCGCCGATGTCGACGTCGGCGAGCAGTTCGTGCCCGACCTCGCCTAGCGTCACGATCAGGCCGTCCATGTCGTCGGTCGTCGTCAGCACATGGTGGAAGCCCTCCTGGCCATCGTCGAGGAATTCGCGATAGACCGAAGGCTTGTCGCAGCGCTGGACGATCAGCTCGATCTGGAAATCGTTCCAGAAGCCGATCGCCACAGAGAAATCCGCCGTGCCCACGGCGCCGCGGTAGCGCGTGACGGCATAGGTGGAATCGTGGATCGCGAAGAACGGGCCGATGCCCAGCTTCGTCCATGCCGTCACGGCGGCGTCCAGATCCCGCACCACGAAGGCGTTCTGGATGATCGGCCCCAGTCGATCGAGGATCATCGTTTCTTCCTTTGTATGCAAGGCATGAATCACAAACCGGCCGGCAGGCGCTGCACATCCGGAAAGCGGCTGGCGATCGCGTCCGCGACACCGGCATAGACGGACGCGACACGCGGCGGATCGAGATAATAGACGGTGATCGCGGCGATCTTGCCGTCTTCCATGCGAAACGCCTCCACCACGTCGGCCGTTACGCCGTGATCCCGCATCCGCAGCGTCACCAGCACGGTCACATGGCCGTCGCCACTGGTGGCGGCGTTGAGATCCATATCGGTGGGGCCGGCCGCCTCGAAGATGACGGTGTAGAAGGCGCGCAACGCCGCAATTCCGAGATACGTGCCGCCGAACGGGAAGCATTCGGGCTCGCGCAGGGTGAAGTCAGGCGTCACCAGCGCCGCCGCCGCGTTCCAGTCGCCCGCGCCGCCCGCCGCGTAAAGCGCCAGCACCGTCTCCTCGTCAGGGCTTCTCACCATTCCACATCCTCTCGCCTGTTCGCCGGGCCTATCTGGACGCCTTCTTCTGTGCCGTCATCGCAAAACCATGCGCCGCCGTGCGCAGATATTGCCGCACGCCGTCGAGTTCCGCCTGGGTCAGCTCCTCGAAGCGCGGCATCCCGTTCGGCACCAGCGCGCCGTCATGCACCACGCTCTCGAACGCGGCCTTGTCCTGCGGGA encodes:
- a CDS encoding cytochrome P450, with translation MMASEKRLPYDLMTPAVQQCPYPAYDWLVREAPVYRDDGIGMVLLTGYAAMREVLRDPATYSNDIDWMALRPGGVPAASRALIAAEGFHEHPTLSRLDDPLHRQKRALVDKVFAASRIRKMGDEVDRIAHRLIDAFAGDGGCEFVSAFAVPLPCIIIASQIGVPEEDINLFRHWSDAIMARIGNMLSDEEDLAATRVTVEAQLYLKAIIDRRRADPRDDIISDLIREPLEDDRLLDDAEIIALLSEILVGGNETTTSAIASGMRILIEQDGLAARLRADPDAMRNFVEEVLRLETPIQGLYRICTRDVVLDGVALAKGTAINVRWAAANRDPAVFACPAEIDLNRRNAGAHMTFGSGIHHCLGAALARLEMTASFRALVDRLDDIAYPADFAGPQYLPSFLQRSIELLPITFIPCDVYKGEWSRRDLTSPPLTTEHR
- a CDS encoding VOC family protein → MILDRLGPIIQNAFVVRDLDAAVTAWTKLGIGPFFAIHDSTYAVTRYRGAVGTADFSVAIGFWNDFQIELIVQRCDKPSVYREFLDDGQEGFHHVLTTTDDMDGLIVTLGEVGHELLADVDIGENGRVIYFRPAGQRWPLIEVGAFHPPIHALFDMMKEAARDWDGTDPLRVIG
- a CDS encoding nuclear transport factor 2 family protein, with product MVRSPDEETVLALYAAGGAGDWNAAAALVTPDFTLREPECFPFGGTYLGIAALRAFYTVIFEAAGPTDMDLNAATSGDGHVTVLVTLRMRDHGVTADVVEAFRMEDGKIAAITVYYLDPPRVASVYAGVADAIASRFPDVQRLPAGL